A stretch of the Dioscorea cayenensis subsp. rotundata cultivar TDr96_F1 chromosome 4, TDr96_F1_v2_PseudoChromosome.rev07_lg8_w22 25.fasta, whole genome shotgun sequence genome encodes the following:
- the LOC120259123 gene encoding inactive protein kinase SELMODRAFT_444075-like, whose protein sequence is MVSGEVLSKKMNTNRSTSTPPAARRLSVDSRTQVNNQILSPERPTEISRQQPWAGGISCRTFRDGSKIQQRPSSTLKTRASIDRTSSIRRHISLSIKQPHTPPPLCSVCKHAAPVFGKPPRKFSYEDIQKATNVFSPANYLAEGGFGPVYRGVLEDGQVVAVKKHKKASAQGAAEFCSEVEVLSCAQHRNLVMLVGYCMDDDWLLVYEYACNGSLDKHLYGIQAKEVMPWHHRQKVAMGAARGLRYLHEDCRVGCIIHRDLRPNNILLTHDFEPMVGDFGLARWQANGQSAEETRIVGTFGYLAPEYTQTGQITEKADVYAFGVLLLELISGVKAIDLARGTGQQYLPQWARPLMEMNMIHELIDPRLNGNYVKWEVECMIYASSLCLLSDPEMRPRMSKVLRILEGDMGSKLPAIIPQQHVSMPQFPFPPYHHPPVPLQSSHHPHHHHHHHHSIPTFKPTTRSSHPQIQNYPYAFNEVDMIDQTRNTLTVHNQNENNLNEEYQDYLQGLFDEFLHKARHLSSLSTDDSATPRARRIY, encoded by the exons ATGGTTTCAG GTGAAGTTTTGTCGAAGAAGATGAACACAAACAGATCAACAAGCACTCCACCTGCAGCAAGGAGGTTATCAGTGGACTCAAGAACACAAGTAAACAATCAAATTTTATCACCAGAGAGACCTACTGAAATTTCAAGACAACAACCATGGGCTGGTGGTATCTCTTGTAGGACTTTCAGGGATGGTTCTAAGATACAACAAAGACCTTCATCAACACTAAAAACTCGGGCTTCAATCGATAGAACTTCCAGCATTCGACGGCATATATCTCTTTCGATCAAGCAACCGCACACTCCACCGCCACTTTGTTCAGTCTGCAAACACGCGGCGCCGGTTTTTGGTAAACCGCCGAGGAAATTTAGTTATGAAGATATACAAAAGGCGACAAATGTGTTTTCTCCGGCGAATTATTTGGCCGAAGGGGGGTTCGGGCCGGTGTATAGGGGAGTTCTGGAGGACGGGCAGGTGGTGGCAGTGAAGAAGCATAAGAAGGCGAGTGCTCAAGGCGCGGCGGAGTTTTGCTCGGAGGTGGAAGTGCTAAGTTGTGCACAACACCGGAATTTGGTAATGCTTGTGGGATATTGCATGGACGATGATTGGCTTCTTGTTTACGAGTATGCTTGCAATGGCTCGCTCGATAAACATCTTTACG gGATTCAAGCAAAGGAGGTAATGCCATGGCATCATAGACAAAAGGTGGCAATGGGAGCAGCAAGAGGATTGAGATATTTACATGAAGATTGTAGAGTTGGATGTATAATCCATAGAGATCTAAGGCCTAATAACATTCTTCTCACCCATGATTTTGAGCCCatg gtCGGAGATTTTGGGCTTGCAAGGTGGCAAGCAAACGGGCAATCGGCCGAAGAAACTCGTATTGTCGGAACATTTgg atatttgGCACCAGAGTACACACAAACAGGGCAAATAACAGAGAAGGCAGATGTGTATGCATTTGGAGTGTTGTTATTGGAGTTGATTAGTGGTGTTAAGGCTATTGATTTAGCAAGAGGCACTGGTCAACAGTATCTACCTCAATGG GCAAGGCCATTGATGGAGATGAACATGATACATGAGCTGATTGATCCAAGATTGAATGGAAACTATGTAAAGTGGGAGGTTGAATGCATGATTTATGCCTCGAGTTTATGTCTCTTGTCTGATCCTGAAATGAGGCCTCGCATGTCtaag GTGCTAAGGATTTTGGAAGGAGACATGGGCAGTAAACTCCCAGCTATCATTCCACAACAACATGTTTCAATGCCACAATTTCCTTTCCCTCCATATCACCATCCTCCAGTCCCACTGCAATCaagtcatcatcctcatcatcatcatcatcatcatcattccatTCCCACATTTAAACCTACTACAAGATCAAGTCATCCACAAATTCAAAACTACCCTTATGCATTCAATGAGGTTGACATGATCGATCAAACAAGGAACACTTTGACAGTTCATAATCAGAATGAGAATAACCTCAATGAAGAGTACCAAGATTACCTTCAAGGTTTGTTTGATGAGTTCTTGCACAAGGCCCGACACTTGTCATCGTTGTCGACTGATGATTCAGCAACACCGCGCGCGAGAAGGATTTACTGA